One Salvelinus sp. IW2-2015 linkage group LG35, ASM291031v2, whole genome shotgun sequence DNA segment encodes these proteins:
- the klhl32 gene encoding kelch-like protein 32 isoform X3, whose amino-acid sequence MVYDPEQNQWLARSPMLQRRVYHVMAVVRRQLYVLGGNDLDYNNDRILVRHIDSYDIDMDQWTRCTFSLLTGQNESGVAVHDDRIYVVGGYSIWTNEPLACIQVLDVSTEGKEEVFYGPTLPFASNGIATCFLPAPCFTCPNLQTLQVPHHRIGPV is encoded by the exons ATGGTGTACGACCCAGAACAG aacCAGTGGCTGGCCCGCAGTCCCATGCTACAGAGGCGAGTGTACCATGTCATGGCCGTGGTGAGAAGGCAGCTGTATGTGCTGGGAGGAAATGACCTGGACTACAACAACGACCGCATCCTGGTCCGCCACATCGACTCCTATGACATAGACATGGACCAGTGGACCCGCTGCACCTTCAGCCTACTCACGG GTCAGAATGAATCTGGAGTGGCAGTCCATGATGACCGAATCTATGTTGTCGGTGGATATTCTATTTGGACCAATGAGCCCCTAGCGTGTATCCAG GTGTTGGACGTGAGCacggaggggaaggaggaagtgTTCTATGGGCCAACTCTACCGTTCGCCTCCAATGGAATAGCAACGTGTTTCCTCCCTGCCCCCTGCTTCACCTGCCCCAACCTCCAGACTCTACAAGTGCCCCATCACAGGATAGGGCCTGTCTAA